Proteins from a genomic interval of Yarrowia lipolytica chromosome 1E, complete sequence:
- a CDS encoding uncharacterized protein (Compare to YALI0E00528g, some similarities with uniprot|Q07950 Saccharomyces cerevisiae YLR020C possible transmembrane segment, similar to Saccharomyces cerevisiae YEH1 (YLL012W) and YEH2 (YLR020C); ancestral locus Anc_5.200) yields the protein MAYSSSTSVNDIYLQDFSQRQSSSSVLDRSSSRNGHLTPSHTGQGVYSQTTAAMSPQSATSEAPLNGSMERKEFSKETKNRSIPNDIAHRFVAAIAAAFFLCVVMTCALFSYIVRSRTPARLPEVQRQRNQTTTKNDKRLTMDLSYYANLLGFVLDEYEVTTSDGFILDLKRLHKQGQEPTGEPILMVHGLLQSSAAYLTSGKDSIAAYFLEQGYDVWLGDNRCGFQPKHTKYKKSDSRMWHWDITEMGTEDLPALVNYVLKVTGREELIYFGHSQGTTQAFLGMSRDFYPALGHKIKLFVALAPAVYAGPLIDRWYFQYCRNMSLERWKWSFGIHSYIPLMNTMHSIFPKRLYGFFGYIMFNYMFDWTDEWWDRNLRNRQFLYSPTFVSSQLMQWWLGPNHFSKYRGILPDKAGVKWYDQNFPKLVLVIPTNDMLVDAEKIYERITQVETDVTLVDTIRVVDYSHLDVLWAMDVVDKVCKPVHEIIKHQEREKSELPEIRLTT from the coding sequence ATGGCCTACTCTTCGTCGACCTCTGTCAACGACATTTACCTGCAAGACTTCAGTCAGCGGCAGAGCTCATCCTCGGTTCTGGACCGTTCCTCTAGCCGAAATGGGCACCTGACACCTTCGCATACAGGCCAGGGGGTCTATTCACAGACTACAGCGGCCATGTCACCCCAGTCGGCCACGTCAGAAGCTCCTTTGAACGGTTCAATGGAAAGAAAGGAGTTTTCAAAGGAGACAAAGAACAGAAGCATTCCTAATGATATCGCACACAGATTCGTGGCAGCGATAGCGGCGGCGTTTTTCCTCTGTGTGGTCATGACGTGTGCGCTCTTCTCGTACATTGTGAGAAGCCGTACCCCCGCCCGGCTGCCGGAAGTCCAGCGTCAGAGAAATcaaaccaccaccaagaacGATAAACGGCTCACCATGGATCTCAGTTACTACGCCAACTTACTGGGATTCGTGCtggacgagtacgaggTGACCACGAGCGACGGATTCATTCTGGACCTCAAGCGGCTCCATAAACAGGGCCAGGAACCTACTGGAGAGCCTATTCTCATGGTCCATGGCCTGCTACAGTCCTCTGCAGCCTATCTCACGTCAGGGAAAGACTCCATTGCAGCCTACTTTCTGGAACAGGGGTATGATGTGTGGCTGGGAGATAACCGGTGTGGTTTCCAGCCTAAACACACAAAGTACAAGAAGAGCGACTCGCGAATGTGGCACTGGGACATCACGGAGATGGGAACCGAAGACCTGCCTGCTCTGGTGAACTATGTTCTCAAAGTCACTGGTAGAGAAGAGCTCATCTACTTTGGTCACTCTCAGGGAACCACACAGGCGTTTCTGGGCATGTCCCGGGACTTTTACCCTGCCCTTGGTCATAAGATCAAGCTGTTTGTTGCTCTTGCGCCAGCTGTATACGCAGGTCCGCTTATTGACCGGTGGTACTTCCAGTACTGTCGCAACATGTCTTTGGAGCGATGGAAGTGGTCATTTGGTATTCATTCCTACATCCCCTTGATGAACACCATGCATTCCATCTTCCCCAAAAGACTGTATGGCTTCTTTGGCTACATCATGTTCAATTACATGTTTGACTGGACCGACGAATGGTGGGATCGAAACCTGCGCAACCGGCAGTTTCTTTACTCCCCTACGTTTGTGTCTTCCCAGCTGATGCAGTGGTGGCTTGGACCAAACCacttctccaagtacaGAGGCATCTTGCCGGACAAGGCGGGGGTCAAGTGGTACGATCAAAACTTCCCCaagctggtgctggtgatTCCAACCAACGATATGCTGGTTGATGCTGAGAAGATCTACGAGCGCATCACACAGGTGGAGACGGATGTGACCTTGGTTGATACCATCCGGGTGGTTGATTACTCGCATTTGGACGTTCTTTGGGCCATGGATGTGGTGGACAAGGTGTGTAAGCCTGTCCATGAGATCATCAAGCATcaggagagagagaagtCTGAGTTGCCGGAGATCCGGCTGACGACGTGA